A window of Verrucomicrobiia bacterium contains these coding sequences:
- a CDS encoding hemerythrin domain-containing protein: MKITEALFAEHLVFHNMFDHIEDATPGFKTLGEVKAIAAVMESMLKSHSDSEDDLFLGPLEHCFEQIGQRDAFLEEHLEMDGNLQRVLHATRLKDAQQLLLRAVRHSRQHFDREERIVFPMAEQVLKQKTLTELGRSWMDQRAQSPLLVAAALE; this comes from the coding sequence ATGAAAATCACCGAAGCCCTCTTTGCAGAACACCTGGTGTTTCACAATATGTTCGACCATATCGAAGACGCGACGCCGGGTTTCAAGACCTTGGGCGAAGTCAAAGCCATTGCGGCAGTTATGGAATCGATGTTGAAGTCCCACTCGGATTCGGAAGACGATCTCTTTCTCGGGCCATTGGAACATTGTTTCGAGCAAATCGGGCAGCGAGATGCGTTTCTGGAAGAGCACCTGGAGATGGACGGCAACCTCCAACGCGTCTTGCACGCCACCCGCCTTAAAGACGCGCAGCAACTGCTGCTCCGAGCCGTCAGGCACTCCCGGCAGCATTTCGATCGGGAGGAGCGCATCGTTTTTCCCATGGCCGAACAGGTCCTCAAGCAAAAGACGCTCACCGAGTTGGGCCGGAGCTGGATGGACCAACGGGCACAAAGCCCGCTCCTGGTCGCCGCAGCATTGGAATAG